A genomic segment from Gossypium hirsutum isolate 1008001.06 chromosome D04, Gossypium_hirsutum_v2.1, whole genome shotgun sequence encodes:
- the LOC121216170 gene encoding uncharacterized protein isoform X1 — translation MPPTPPSSENKILHFKISLSLTSNAAGDASPQAPLPMLKSTITGTASTSLSTHKKTKGRGFREGDADRPPVSPPATSSPLALTAAPIPRDVQVDFDDKTSWEYLFKVYWVLLKEKLALSLDELTNATNPWKELRESANIEQKHQNDVADLINSYKSLYPKWVFDLKGSVSSKRRRLHLLRLQLMFLHSLQHLYPEHFF, via the exons ATGCCGCCAACCCCCCCAAGTTCTGAAAACAAAATCCTTCACTTCAAAATTTCGCTTTCCCTCACTTCAAATGCCGCCGGCGATGCCTCCCCTCAAGCTCCCTTGCCTATGCTCAAATCCACCATCACTGGCACCGCTTCCACCTCTCTTTCTACTCATAAGAAGACCAAGGGTCGTGGCTTCCGTGAGGGCGATGCTGACCGCCCTCCTGTCTCGCCTCCCGCGACTTCGAGTCCCTTGGCACTGACGGCGGCCCCGATCCCCAGAGAT GTTCAAGTGGATTTTGATGATAAAACTAGCTGGGAGTATTTGTTTAAGGTGTACTGGGTTCTTTTAAAAGAGAAGCTAGCTTTAAGTTTAGATGAGCTTACTAACGCTACAAATCCATGGAAGGAACTTAGAGAATCAGCTAATATTGAACAAAAGCATCAAAACGACGTTGCAGATTTAATAAATAGTTACAAAAGTTTATACCCAAAATGGGTTTTTGATCTCAA AGGCTCGGTGTCAAGCAAAAGGAGAAGATTGCATCTTTTAAGACTTCAGTTGATGTTCTTACACTCTCTGCAACACCTATACCCAGAACATTTTTTTTAG
- the LOC121216170 gene encoding uncharacterized protein isoform X4, whose protein sequence is MPPTPPSSENKILHFKISLSLTSNAAGDASPQAPLPMLKSTITGTASTSLSTHKKTKGRGFREGDADRPPVSPPATSSPLALTAAPIPRDVQVDFDDKTSWEYLFKRLGVKQKEKIASFKTSVDVLTLSATPIPRTFFLALML, encoded by the exons ATGCCGCCAACCCCCCCAAGTTCTGAAAACAAAATCCTTCACTTCAAAATTTCGCTTTCCCTCACTTCAAATGCCGCCGGCGATGCCTCCCCTCAAGCTCCCTTGCCTATGCTCAAATCCACCATCACTGGCACCGCTTCCACCTCTCTTTCTACTCATAAGAAGACCAAGGGTCGTGGCTTCCGTGAGGGCGATGCTGACCGCCCTCCTGTCTCGCCTCCCGCGACTTCGAGTCCCTTGGCACTGACGGCGGCCCCGATCCCCAGAGAT GTTCAAGTGGATTTTGATGATAAAACTAGCTGGGAGTATTTGTTTAAG AGGCTCGGTGTCAAGCAAAAGGAGAAGATTGCATCTTTTAAGACTTCAGTTGATGTTCTTACACTCTCTGCAACACCTATACCCAGAACATTTTTTTTAGC